The following are encoded together in the Lathyrus oleraceus cultivar Zhongwan6 chromosome 3, CAAS_Psat_ZW6_1.0, whole genome shotgun sequence genome:
- the LOC127129486 gene encoding protein IQ-DOMAIN 19, with protein MGKASKWIRNLLLGKKEENFKQIDTFCSENKAANAVKISSSNSSSNKMVVKRKWSFRKLTSGRSTGKIVAHKVSRSFDSIDSPKLQIQALMFQTQTPRTAAEFVKRAATRIQASFRSYLARRALHALRGLVKLQALVRGHLVRKQTTATLRGMHALMSIQVRARIKRIKMAEEEVNPLEIQPPQHTENSYFKHHKTQQKQNQDSKNMSVEEMLGVMRSRSGPLDVKSRKYDSMAYYSNQLKKENNDNNNSTKTITVPNSPEKYFKEMIEYLKPTASSQRDILPPRQSWSSPNYMNKTESSKAKTRSSSEPRQRPKQGTKQKSSKSVEGGLLRQNMLSRSARYDHWVVNSMKESKRDSFGSCTVTTSDDSYYM; from the exons atggGGAAGGCGAGTAAATGGATTAGAAACCTTCTTCTAGGGAAAAAAGAAGAGAACTTCAAGCAGATTGATACTTTCTGCTCGGAGAATAAGGCCGCGAACGCGGTTAAAATTAGTAGTAGTAATAGTAGTAGTAATAAAATGGTAGTGAAGCGGAAATGGAGCTTTCGAAAACTAACAAGTGGAAGATCAACCGGAAAGATAGTAGCTCATAAAGTTTCCAGGTCTTTTGATTCAATTGATTCTCCAAAATTGCAAATTCAAGCCTTAATGTTCCAAACTCAGACTCCAAGAACAGCTGCTGAGTTTGTAAAAAGAGCTGCTACAAGGATTCAAGCTTCCTTTCGCTCCTATTTG GCAAGGAGGGCACTGCATGCTTTAAGAGGATTGGTGAAGTTACAAGCATTAGTGAGGGGTCATCTTGTAAGGAAACAAACAACTGCAACCCTGCGAGGGATGCATGCGTTGATGTCCATACAAGTTCGAGCTCGAATCAAAAGGATTAAGATGGCTGAAGAAGAAGTAAATCCACTCGAAATACAACCTCCCCAACACACCGAAAATTCTTATTTCAAACATCACAAaacacaacaaaaacaaaatcaa GATTCGAAGAATATGAGCGTGGAAGAAATGTTGGGAGTAATGAGAAGTAGAAGTGGCCCTCTAGATGTAAAAAGCAGAAAGTACGATTCAATGGCGTATTATTCGAATCAGTTGAAGAAGGAgaataatgataataataattcTACAAAAACCATCACAGTACCAAACAGTCCAGAAAAATACTTCAAAGAAATGATTGAATATTTGAAGCCAACAGCATCATCTCAGCGTGACATATTACCTCCTAGACAATCATGGTCATCACCAAATTACATGAACAAGACGGAATCGTCAAAGGCGAAAACAAGGTCTAGTAGTGAACCAAGACAAAGACCAAAACAAGGGACGAAGCAAAAGAGTAGCAAGAGTGTAGAAGGTGGTTTGTTGAGGCAAAATATGTTGTCGCGTTCAGCAAGGTATGATCATTGGGTTGTTAATTCAATGAAGGAGAGTAAACGTGATTCTTTTGGTAGCTGCACGGTTACTACTAGTGATGATTCCTACTACATGTGA